CGGGTAGGCGGCGCCGGACAGGTTCTCGTCCTGGAACTGGTAGCCGGGGCCGTTGGAGCCGTCGGTGTCCTTGGGCGTGGCGCCGGCCGTCGGGTCGCCGCACTGCAGCATCTGCAGGCCGGCCGAGGTGGACAGCCGATGGCAGTAGCTGCCGTCGAAGAAGTGCTGGGCGGCCAGGAAGTTGAAGGAGTTCACGGTGTGCGGGGCCTTGGCCGCGTCCATCGCGACGGTGATGTCGCCCTGGGAGGTGTGCAGCACCATCGTGTACTTCTTCTTCGGGTCGATGGTCATCGCCGGCTCCTTCGGCCAGCTCTTGGCCGACCCGGACGACCCGGACGCCGCCGAGGTCTGCGACGAGGTCTGCGACGAGGCGGCCCCGCCGGCGGTACCGGAACTCTTCGCGCTCCCGGACGAGCTGCAGCCCGCCAGCGCCAGGGCGCCGACCGCGGCCAGCACCGCCCATCGACCGTGCCGCAGTGACACCCGCATGCTCGCCGCTCCTGTCCAGATCCGTTTTCGGTGGCCCGACAGGCGAGGCTATCCCATGCGGACGGCCTCACATGGTCGTGTCGCCACCGTCTGCGACGGACTCGGCACCGGTGACGTACGAGGCCTCGTACAGCGCTGGGCTCCATGGATCGCTGGGCTCCGTCGAGCGCTGGGCTCCGTGGATCGCTAGGCCCCGTAGACCTCCCCGGGCACCGGCGCCTGCTCGATCAGCCCCGCGACCACCGCGTCCAGCTCCGCGGGCTCCCAGCGCGCGCCCTTGTCGGCGGTCGGCCCGTGCTGCCAGCCGTCCGCGACGCCGATCCGGCCGCCCTCGACCTCGAAGACCCGGCCGCTGACCGCCCGCGAACGGTCCGAGCCGAGCCAGACGACCAGCGGGGAGACGTTCTCCGGGGCCATCGCGTCGAAGCCGGAGTCCGGCGGGGCCATCATCGTGCTGAACGGACCCTCGGTCATGCGGGTGCGGGCGGCCGGGGCGATGGCGTTGACCGTGACCCCGTAACGGCCGAGTTCGGCGGCGGCCTGGATGGTCAGGGCGGCGATGCCGGCCTTGGCCGCGGCGTAGTTGCCCTGGCCGACCGAACCGAGCAGGCCGGCGCCGGAGCTGGTGTTGACGACGCGGGCGTCGTTGAGGTTGCCGAGCTTGTACTGGTCGCGCCAGTGCGCGCCGGCGTGGCGCAGGGTGAGGAAGTGGCCCTTGAGATGGACCCGGACCACGTCGTCCCAGTCCTGTTCGGAGAGGTTGACCAGCATCCGGTCACGCAGGAAGCCGGCGTTGTTGACCAGGACGTCGAGCTTGCCGAAGGCCTCCAGCGCGGTCCGCACCAGCGCCGCGGCGCCGTCCCAGGTGGCGATGTCGTGATGGTCGGCGACGGCCTGGCCGCCGGCCTTCACGATCTCGGCGACGACCTCCTGCGCCGGGGCGTCGCTGCCGTCCCGGCCGTCGGGGCCCACGCCGAGGTCGTTGACCACGACCCGGGCCCCCTGCCGGGCGAACTCCAGGGCGTGCGCGCGGCCCAGGCCGCGGCCGGCCCCGGTGACGACGGCGACGCGGCCTTCGCAGATCCCTGCCATGGTCGGCTGCTCCTTCGGGGTGGTGCTGAGGTGGTCCTCACGGATGGTCGGCGTTGGCGGCGTCCAGGAACGCCGGACGCGTGCCGCCGCCGTCCAGCAGTATCGCGG
The sequence above is a segment of the Catenulispora sp. GP43 genome. Coding sequences within it:
- a CDS encoding SDR family oxidoreductase, translating into MAGICEGRVAVVTGAGRGLGRAHALEFARQGARVVVNDLGVGPDGRDGSDAPAQEVVAEIVKAGGQAVADHHDIATWDGAAALVRTALEAFGKLDVLVNNAGFLRDRMLVNLSEQDWDDVVRVHLKGHFLTLRHAGAHWRDQYKLGNLNDARVVNTSSGAGLLGSVGQGNYAAAKAGIAALTIQAAAELGRYGVTVNAIAPAARTRMTEGPFSTMMAPPDSGFDAMAPENVSPLVVWLGSDRSRAVSGRVFEVEGGRIGVADGWQHGPTADKGARWEPAELDAVVAGLIEQAPVPGEVYGA
- a CDS encoding peptidylprolyl isomerase; protein product: MRVSLRHGRWAVLAAVGALALAGCSSSGSAKSSGTAGGAASSQTSSQTSAASGSSGSAKSWPKEPAMTIDPKKKYTMVLHTSQGDITVAMDAAKAPHTVNSFNFLAAQHFFDGSYCHRLSTSAGLQMLQCGDPTAGATPKDTDGSNGPGYQFQDENLSGAAYPAGTVAMANAGPNTNGSQFFLVFGDSQLPPSYTPFGTITDGMGVLVHVASGGISNPGQDGTGRPTIPVELKSVTVSAS